One stretch of Armatimonadota bacterium DNA includes these proteins:
- a CDS encoding prepilin peptidase yields the protein MVAPESFWPIVAFVFGACVGSFLNVVIYRLPRGQTLVKPEHSYCPNCSGRLQAIDLVPLLSFIALRTRCRQCGKPISWRYFWVELLTAALFAVITARFQSQPFLAVALLLFTSALIPIAFIDLATFTIPNSLNLLAFAIPVLLDGILLVSHAPGHRLMFGWLPVSIAGAVGGILMLGGFRTLGSIVFRREAMGLGDVYLARAIGAMLGLIVLPGQEPLRLFPVWLLASTVTGMVVGGVPLLVDRFRKRVTPADDGGQGEAGPVRASALVTEWLAVFLFWDLWEMFRKDGGSDETTILVEGPLDPTAVPFGPYLGIGFLVTLFVGAQVTNWYLATMLGQGRHL from the coding sequence TTGGTGGCGCCGGAGAGTTTCTGGCCGATCGTTGCGTTCGTTTTTGGCGCGTGCGTAGGCAGCTTCCTGAATGTGGTGATCTACCGCCTGCCACGCGGTCAAACACTCGTCAAGCCGGAACACTCCTACTGTCCAAACTGCAGCGGACGGCTCCAGGCTATCGACCTGGTGCCCCTGCTAAGCTTTATAGCACTGCGCACCCGGTGCCGGCAGTGCGGCAAGCCAATATCGTGGAGGTACTTCTGGGTAGAGCTGCTTACCGCGGCGCTCTTTGCCGTGATAACCGCGCGATTTCAGAGCCAGCCCTTCCTGGCGGTGGCGCTGCTTCTGTTTACGTCGGCGCTCATACCGATCGCGTTCATCGATCTGGCAACTTTTACTATCCCAAACTCTCTGAACCTCCTCGCCTTTGCCATTCCCGTGCTGCTGGATGGTATTCTGCTGGTGTCGCACGCACCGGGACACCGGCTGATGTTCGGTTGGCTGCCGGTCTCCATCGCCGGTGCAGTAGGCGGCATTCTGATGCTCGGTGGCTTTCGGACCCTGGGGTCCATCGTGTTCCGTCGCGAGGCGATGGGCCTTGGTGATGTCTACCTGGCGCGCGCCATAGGCGCTATGCTGGGCCTGATCGTTCTGCCGGGTCAGGAGCCGCTGCGACTGTTCCCGGTATGGCTGCTGGCATCCACGGTGACCGGCATGGTGGTCGGCGGCGTGCCGCTACTGGTAGACCGGTTCCGTAAGAGAGTGACGCCTGCCGATGACGGTGGGCAGGGCGAAGCCGGTCCTGTTCGTGCGTCAGCGCTGGTAACGGAGTGGCTGGCGGTATTCCTGTTCTGGGATCTCTGGGAGATGTTCCGTAAGGATGGCGGCAGCGACGAGACAACCATTCTCGTGGAGGGGCCGCTGGATCCGACCGCGGTGCCCTTTGGACCGTATTTAGGTATCGGGTTTCTGGTGACGTTGTTCGTCGGCGCGCAGGTTACCAACTGGTACCTGGCCACCATGCTGGGGCAGGGCCGTCATCTATAG
- a CDS encoding prepilin-type N-terminal cleavage/methylation domain-containing protein, with protein sequence MSRNHVAGADGFTLIELLTVIAIVAVLAALLFPVFARAREAARSATCFTQMHDIYRAVEMYKADNNRYPASLIGFAQSTSVYTAPDGSTHLEFYTGSGTPAGLDKDTYRPLMGGQKYLTGGDNTFHCPDDPIQDPTRLMTAVYPTNTPLAGQPVSFTAEIAHNIGNTLVDPAVIGGPAYFFSFDSYDAGPQVNADGSAPATPVTELHYSLDWTGQTGPADNTCTTHPDSLCMNQLKYPDPPKDKTVLTWCTWHVFTAHATMVNVLLLSGTARPVPVNTFEAKGPLNLEY encoded by the coding sequence ATGAGCCGAAATCACGTAGCCGGTGCGGACGGATTTACGCTGATCGAACTGCTTACGGTAATAGCAATTGTGGCCGTTTTGGCTGCCCTGCTGTTTCCGGTCTTTGCCCGTGCCCGCGAAGCGGCACGTTCCGCCACCTGCTTTACGCAGATGCACGACATCTACCGCGCTGTGGAGATGTACAAGGCCGATAACAACCGCTATCCTGCCAGCCTCATCGGCTTCGCGCAGTCCACCTCGGTGTACACGGCGCCCGATGGCAGCACCCACCTTGAGTTCTATACCGGTTCGGGTACACCCGCCGGACTGGATAAAGATACGTATCGACCGCTGATGGGCGGCCAGAAGTACCTGACCGGCGGAGACAACACGTTCCACTGCCCGGATGACCCGATACAGGACCCAACGCGGCTGATGACTGCCGTCTACCCGACCAACACGCCCCTTGCGGGTCAGCCGGTATCGTTTACGGCGGAGATCGCGCACAACATCGGCAACACGCTGGTAGATCCGGCAGTTATTGGCGGACCGGCCTACTTCTTCTCGTTCGACAGCTATGACGCCGGCCCTCAGGTAAATGCCGACGGCAGCGCGCCTGCCACCCCGGTTACCGAGCTACACTACAGCCTCGATTGGACCGGGCAGACCGGCCCAGCCGATAATACATGCACCACGCATCCAGACAGCCTGTGCATGAATCAGTTGAAGTATCCGGATCCGCCGAAGGACAAGACGGTTTTAACCTGGTGTACGTGGCACGTTTTTACGGCCCACGCCACCATGGTGAATGTACTACTGCTTAGTGGCACGGCCCGGCCCGTGCCGGTGAATACGTTTGAAGCCAAAGGCCCGCTCAACCTTGAGTACTAG
- a CDS encoding type II secretion system protein — MTAQRNNHNKSQSAAARGATAFTLIELLVVLALTAIVFTIVFKPLVDGFNLVSRAGTQIEAQTDARNILRQISGYTANAEYLYDNSTTRINLWFTDSTGAPYYISEPFAMMEYVNPARQGDENPSNQIIDPTTGQPIYPAGGPLSGFALPLSPGRSLGRIFIGLSDNSAQPDTHTLNPGDPTDVRQDGMPLKPYANRYSDPSLVNTSQDNRYTLYHAEVQAYIRDPDNANNYIPNLSLFHTVDALGNRDTKTGQLILHDPNFFYDNSLAGDSTSKGALKWAVPGWRDLNGDGKVEIWENWRAVSTSLMERRKVDMVALDRDDNNQIIYGALNRPTVRPLAQFAPSFVENDPGVPASLGAAGNEAPDAAAGAYTAQYDHWANNPLSLPYKVFVYRAPNSTTDPTTLNPETYFIANGNGKIVAGVGPPGSTPPDPNSPASIDVGPRPDPVTGVWNNPYPKFAFTVDPERGVINFAFPEGVLMHDASNNAVPQRYNPGTIDAALDGTYGRRYLDLHTFALALNPPAAISPVGEFNFVQGTLPTISIVPGSETVYGPDQRPGPHYGWRTEYSRVSANTGTVGPNQYKILYADAANAAADPQPNDPRVRIGYVEFDSTPDGAVSNINDNPINGVYKPHGLPTLKASGGVNVAADPVEVSYSFQMNRPNDVVKIDYYTRDLFNITLQTRYYDQASGTPQSVDLAERIHLRNLQH; from the coding sequence ATGACAGCACAACGCAACAACCACAACAAGAGTCAATCCGCCGCCGCTCGCGGGGCCACAGCGTTCACGCTCATTGAGCTGCTCGTCGTCCTGGCGCTCACGGCCATCGTCTTTACCATAGTTTTCAAACCGCTGGTGGATGGATTTAACCTGGTCAGCCGCGCCGGTACGCAGATTGAAGCTCAGACCGATGCGCGAAACATCCTGAGGCAGATTTCCGGCTACACAGCGAATGCCGAGTATCTGTACGATAACTCCACCACGCGTATCAATCTCTGGTTTACCGATAGTACCGGCGCGCCCTACTATATTAGCGAACCGTTCGCAATGATGGAGTACGTAAACCCGGCCCGGCAGGGCGATGAAAACCCATCCAACCAGATCATCGACCCGACCACCGGACAGCCGATCTATCCCGCCGGCGGACCGTTGAGCGGTTTCGCCCTGCCGCTCTCACCGGGGCGGTCGTTGGGACGCATCTTCATCGGTCTCAGCGATAACAGCGCCCAGCCCGACACCCATACGCTCAACCCGGGTGATCCGACCGACGTTCGCCAGGACGGTATGCCGCTCAAGCCATACGCCAATAGGTATTCCGACCCGAGCCTGGTGAACACCAGCCAGGATAACCGGTATACGCTGTACCACGCGGAAGTTCAAGCCTATATCCGCGACCCCGATAACGCCAACAACTATATTCCCAACCTTTCACTGTTCCATACCGTGGATGCGTTGGGCAATCGCGACACAAAAACGGGGCAGTTGATCCTGCACGATCCGAACTTCTTCTACGATAACTCACTGGCCGGTGACTCAACCAGCAAGGGCGCCCTGAAGTGGGCCGTGCCCGGTTGGCGAGATTTGAACGGTGACGGCAAGGTTGAGATCTGGGAGAACTGGCGCGCCGTATCCACCAGCCTGATGGAGCGACGTAAGGTGGATATGGTGGCGCTCGACCGGGATGATAACAACCAGATTATCTATGGCGCGCTCAATCGGCCTACTGTCCGCCCGCTGGCGCAGTTTGCACCGTCATTTGTTGAGAACGATCCCGGCGTGCCCGCCAGCCTCGGCGCGGCCGGTAACGAGGCTCCGGATGCCGCCGCCGGCGCCTACACGGCGCAGTACGATCACTGGGCCAACAACCCGCTATCCCTGCCATACAAGGTCTTCGTCTATCGCGCTCCGAACAGCACCACCGATCCTACCACTCTCAATCCGGAGACCTACTTCATCGCCAACGGCAATGGGAAGATCGTGGCCGGCGTCGGACCGCCCGGCTCTACGCCGCCCGATCCCAACAGTCCTGCCAGTATCGACGTGGGTCCACGGCCCGATCCGGTAACAGGCGTTTGGAACAACCCGTATCCAAAGTTTGCCTTTACCGTCGATCCGGAACGAGGCGTGATCAACTTCGCATTTCCGGAGGGCGTGCTCATGCACGACGCCTCCAACAATGCCGTGCCGCAGCGCTACAATCCCGGAACAATCGATGCGGCGCTCGACGGAACCTACGGCCGGCGCTACCTGGACCTGCATACATTTGCCCTGGCTCTCAACCCGCCGGCCGCCATCTCGCCAGTCGGTGAGTTCAACTTTGTGCAGGGTACGCTGCCCACGATCAGCATCGTGCCCGGCTCAGAAACGGTCTATGGGCCCGATCAGAGACCTGGCCCGCACTACGGATGGCGGACCGAATACTCACGAGTCTCGGCCAACACCGGTACCGTGGGGCCAAACCAGTACAAGATCCTTTACGCCGACGCTGCGAACGCCGCCGCTGATCCACAGCCGAACGACCCGCGAGTGCGTATCGGTTACGTTGAGTTCGACAGTACGCCCGATGGCGCCGTAAGCAACATCAACGATAATCCCATCAACGGCGTCTACAAGCCACATGGCCTGCCCACGCTCAAAGCCTCCGGCGGCGTGAATGTGGCTGCCGACCCGGTAGAAGTTTCGTACAGCTTCCAGATGAATCGGCCAAACGACGTCGTGAAGATCGACTACTACACCCGCGATCTGTTTAACATCACCCTGCAAACCCGCTACTACGATCAGGCCTCGGGCACGCCGCAATCTGTGGACCTGGCCGAACGGATACATCTGCGGAACCTGCAGCACTAG